In Amphiura filiformis chromosome 1, Afil_fr2py, whole genome shotgun sequence, the following are encoded in one genomic region:
- the LOC140149910 gene encoding uncharacterized protein: MADKPGQKIFERFMREQHQGREDQDEEEDKEIAGLIQCSICLRTMTDPRAFPCLHSFCFPCMQRLAQSSQVPRKSIQCPMCKKSFQIPPSGLESLVVSNFYITTLKDRRSLQEKLIPCTSCNDSTLIAVARCLECKDFLCEKCYDAHKTVRVLKSHRVCTLKELKSGTVDFNSKPKEQFCEVHKGETLQLFCYTCNIPICKVCSEETHPSGSHTYVDLPGSDTNQQERIKELAEQCQQMTKEIGDAIDEAKKTKDEFKDSVQKAFDGIDESSQVARAQMLVTLDKRKQDLDKSLKRHEMEQSTAMNKHLEDLLFHQARLKNALDMVSQATSSSSFYATAELYATLTDTLQQLANLKPAKFCNESAGVRFAAYSSSSSSCSVPPLGYLTPRRSEELGTWVLLKHFASHRQINQGRGIVVHPNSDIAVADIGACRVAVYNKLGEFKFPIQGTRGRSNSGGTHGIAVSANGLYFVTGLADLVEVFNADGTLQYKFPAVSPSNVPSNQEDEESSLIGITVDAATQHVLVGDIKSKYISKHRLDGTHISSIQVDIQPWYIQVTAQSVIVASSYEEHAVNMYDQEGYSFITVAYLQDYRQTCGILQDSASLMILSL, translated from the coding sequence ATGGCAGATAAACCTGGTCAGAAAATATTTGAGCGGTTCATGCGTGAGCAGCACCAAGGAAGAGAAGATCAAGATGAAGAGGAGGACAAAGAAATTGCAGGTCTCATCCAATGCAGCATCTGTCTTCGTACGATGACCGATCCTAGAGCTTTCCCATGCCTTCATTCTTTCTGTTTTCCTTGTATGCAACGACTAGCTCAAAGCAGCCAAGTACCTAGAAAGTCAATCCAATGTCCAATGTGTAAAAAGAGCTTCCAAATACCACCCTCTGGCCTAGAGAGTTTGGTTGTGTCCAATTTCTACATAACAACTTTGAAGGACAGGAGATCCCTGCAAGAGAAGTTGATTCCTTGCACATCATGTAATGATTCTACTTTAATAGCAGTGGCCAGGTGCCTAGAATGCAAGGACTTTCTTTGTGAGAAATGTTATGATGCACACAAGACTGTTCGAGTGCTCAAAAGCCACCGTGTCTGCACCTTGAAGGAGTTGAAATCAGGGACTGTTGATTTTAACTCCAAACCCAAGGAGCAGTTTTGTGAAGTGCACAAGGGAGAGACTCTGCAGCtgttttgctatacttgcaatatTCCAATTTGCAAAGTTTGTAGTGAAGAAACGCACCCATCAGGAAGTCATACTTACGTAGATCTACCAGGGAGTGACACTAATCAACAAGAACGAATCAAGGAACTAGCAGAGCAGTGTCAACAGATGACGAAAGAAATCGGTGATGCGATTGATGAAGCGAAAAAGACAAAAGATGAGTTCAAAGACTCTGTACAGAAAGCCTTTGATGGAATCGATGAGTCCTCACAGGTCGCACGAGCACAGATGTTGGTGACACTTGATAAGAGAAAGCAGGATCTTGATAAGTCACTGAAGAGGCATGAAATGGAGCAATCTACTGCAATGAATAAGCACCTTGAAGACCTTCTGTTCCACCAAGCTCGCCTTAAGAATGCTCTTGATATGGTCAGTCAAGCGACAAGCTCAAGCTCCTTTTATGCTACTGCTgaactttatgcaacattaactGATACACTTCAACAGCTGGCCAATTTGAAACCTGCAAAATTCTGCAATGAATCTGCAGGAGTAAGGTTTGCTGCTTACTCGAGTTCATCAAGCAGCTGTTCAGTTCCACCTCTTGGTTATCTTACCCCAAGGCGTAGTGAAGAGTTGGGTACATGGGTGTTACTGAAGCACTTCGCTTCTCATCGTCAGATAAACCAAGGTAGAGGTATTGTAGTTCATCCAAACAGTGATATTGCTGTTGCAGATATTGGAGCCTGTCGAGTCGCTGTGTACAACAAACTGGGGGAGTTTAAATTTCCAATACAAGGTACAAGGGGAAGGTCAAATAGTGGAGGTACTCATGGGATTGCTGTTAGTGCTAATGGCCTCTACTTTGTCACTGGGCTTGCAGATTTGGTGGAAGTCTTCAATGCTGATGGTACCTTGCAATATAAGTTTCCTGCAGTATCTCCTAGCAACGTGCCTTCCAATCAGGAAGATGAAGAATCCAGTCTTATTGGCATCACTGTTGATGCTGCCACTCAACATGTTCTTGTTGGTGACATCAAATCCAAATACATCAGTAAGCATCGTCTGGATGGTACACATATAAGTAGCATACAAGTGGATATACAACCATGGTATATCCAGGTGACAGCTCAATCAGTTATCGTAGCAAGTTCCTATGAAGAACATGCTGTGAATATGTACGATCAAGAAGGATACTCCTTCATAACTGTAGCATACCTACAGGATTATCGCCAGACATGTGGTATCCTACAGGACTCTGCGTCGCTCATGATCTTATCTTTGTGA